One genomic region from Bacillaceae bacterium S4-13-56 encodes:
- the ruvB gene encoding Holliday junction branch migration DNA helicase RuvB: MEDRIVSGELLEEDQVELSLRPQTLKQYIGQTQTKENLSIFIEAAKMRNEPLDHVLLYGPPGLGKTTLAAIIANEMGVQFRSTSGPAIERSGDLAAILSSLEAGDVLFIDEIHRLPRTVEEILYPAMEDFCLDIVIGSNASARSVRVDLPPFTLVGATTRAGLLTAPLRDRFGVLSRLEYYETKDLCSIVERTSDIFAVTLKEEASYEIARRSRGTPRIANRLLKRVRDIAQVKGESIISLETTKEALQRLQVDEEGLDSIDHKLLLYMIDKFKGGPVGLDTIAATIGEESQTIEDVYEPFLLQRGFIQRTPRGRVVTPLAYSHFNREVPKS, encoded by the coding sequence ATGGAGGACAGAATCGTATCTGGAGAGTTACTTGAAGAGGATCAAGTCGAACTGAGCTTACGACCACAAACCTTAAAACAATATATTGGTCAAACCCAAACAAAAGAAAATCTAAGCATTTTTATAGAAGCTGCCAAGATGAGAAATGAACCATTGGACCATGTATTATTGTATGGTCCTCCCGGTCTAGGAAAAACGACCCTTGCTGCCATTATTGCAAACGAGATGGGGGTTCAGTTTAGGAGTACATCTGGTCCTGCTATTGAACGTTCTGGAGATTTAGCTGCTATTCTAAGCTCATTAGAAGCAGGTGATGTTCTTTTTATTGATGAGATTCATCGATTACCAAGAACTGTGGAAGAAATCTTATATCCTGCTATGGAAGACTTCTGTTTAGATATTGTGATTGGCTCTAACGCTAGTGCCAGAAGTGTTCGTGTTGATTTGCCACCTTTTACATTAGTCGGAGCCACAACAAGAGCTGGGTTATTGACTGCTCCATTAAGAGATCGGTTTGGTGTACTCAGTCGTTTAGAATATTATGAAACAAAAGATTTATGTTCCATCGTAGAAAGAACAAGTGACATATTTGCAGTTACCCTCAAGGAAGAAGCTTCGTACGAAATTGCTCGCAGATCTAGAGGAACACCTAGGATTGCCAATCGTTTATTAAAAAGAGTGAGAGATATTGCTCAAGTGAAGGGAGAGTCCATTATTTCTTTGGAAACAACAAAGGAAGCTCTCCAAAGACTCCAAGTGGATGAAGAGGGTCTTGATTCAATTGATCATAAATTGTTGCTTTATATGATTGATAAATTTAAAGGTGGACCCGTTGGACTTGATACAATTGCTGCAACCATTGGAGAGGAATCACAAACGATTGAGGATGTTTATGAACCCTTCTTACTTCAGCGTGGGTTTATTCAACGAACACCAAGAGGAAGGGTAGTAACCCCACTTGCCTATTCTCATTTTAATCGGGAGGTGCCAAAGTCTTGA
- a CDS encoding DUF2905 domain-containing protein — MDIGKMLIVFGIVLVIIGLIWTFIGKIPGDISFRKGNVTFYFPIMTSIIVSVVLSLLFYLFSKFR; from the coding sequence ATGGACATTGGCAAAATGCTGATTGTATTTGGGATTGTTTTAGTAATTATAGGATTAATTTGGACATTTATTGGGAAAATACCAGGAGACATTTCTTTTCGAAAGGGAAATGTTACTTTCTATTTTCCAATTATGACCTCTATCATAGTGAGTGTTGTTTTATCTTTATTGTTTTACTTATTTAGTAAATTTAGATAA
- the queA gene encoding tRNA preQ1(34) S-adenosylmethionine ribosyltransferase-isomerase QueA has protein sequence MNIQDFDFDLPEELIAQHPLKDRTSSRLMVLNKEKKTIDHLSFTDIVSFLQEGDCLVLNNTKVLPARLLGVKKDTGAKMECLLLHQKEEDHWEVLVKPAKRMKVGTVVEFGDGKLRAICTDVQEEGIRIVRFEYDGVFLEVLDQLGEMPLPPYIREQLEDRDRYQTVYAKEQGSAAAPTAGLHFSEEILEKIAQKGVHIEYITLHVGLGTFRPVSVDSIEEHEMHSEFYRMSQDTAEHLNQVKENGGRIISVGTTSTRTLETIANNYGKFVEASGWTNIFIYPGYEFKAIDGLLTNFHLPKSTLIMLVSALAGKDFILSAYQEAVKERYRFFSFGDAMLII, from the coding sequence ATGAATATACAAGATTTTGATTTTGACCTGCCTGAAGAACTGATCGCACAACACCCATTGAAGGATCGAACATCATCGAGGCTAATGGTTTTAAATAAAGAGAAAAAGACTATAGATCATTTATCCTTCACTGATATTGTTTCTTTTTTACAAGAAGGGGATTGCTTAGTTCTCAATAATACAAAGGTGCTGCCAGCGAGACTTCTTGGTGTAAAAAAGGATACGGGTGCCAAGATGGAATGCCTACTTCTACACCAAAAGGAAGAAGATCATTGGGAAGTCCTCGTAAAGCCAGCCAAGCGAATGAAGGTTGGAACAGTCGTTGAATTTGGGGATGGAAAACTAAGAGCTATATGCACAGACGTTCAAGAAGAGGGAATTCGAATCGTTCGTTTTGAATACGATGGGGTCTTTTTGGAAGTGTTGGATCAATTGGGAGAAATGCCCCTTCCACCCTATATTCGCGAACAGCTAGAAGATCGGGACAGATACCAGACTGTATACGCTAAGGAGCAAGGTTCAGCAGCTGCTCCCACAGCAGGTTTACATTTCAGCGAAGAAATACTAGAAAAAATTGCTCAAAAGGGAGTCCATATTGAATACATCACCCTTCATGTTGGTTTAGGTACATTTCGTCCAGTTAGCGTAGATTCCATAGAGGAACATGAAATGCATTCTGAATTTTATCGTATGAGCCAAGATACAGCAGAGCATTTAAATCAAGTGAAAGAAAATGGAGGAAGAATTATTTCTGTTGGAACGACATCGACCAGAACATTAGAAACTATTGCAAATAATTATGGAAAGTTCGTAGAAGCCTCAGGATGGACGAATATATTTATTTATCCAGGCTATGAATTTAAAGCAATAGATGGATTACTAACCAATTTCCACTTGCCAAAATCAACCCTTATTATGCTTGTCTCTGCGCTTGCTGGAAAAGACTTTATTCTATCTGCTTATCAGGAGGCTGTAAAAGAAAGATATCGTTTTTTTAGTTTTGGAGACGCAATGCTAATCATATAA
- the tgt gene encoding tRNA guanosine(34) transglycosylase Tgt — protein sequence MAITYELIKTCKQTGARLGKVHTPHGSFDTPVFMPVGTLATVKTMSPEELKEMGANIILSNTYHLWLRPGEDIVEEAGGLHKFMNWDGSILTDSGGFQVFSLSDLRQIEEEGVHFRNHLNGEKLFLSPEKAVHIQNSLGSDIMMAFDECPPYPAEYDYMKKSVERTSRWAERCLTAHKRPDDQGLFGIIQGGEYEDLRKLSAQDLVSLDLPGYAIGGLSVGESKDVMNRVLEFTTPLLPTNKPRYLMGVGSPDSLIDGAIRGIDMFDCVLPTRIARNGTCMTSKGRLVVRNAKYARDFRPLDENCDCHVCQNYTRAYIRHLVKCNETFGFRLTTYHNLYFLVKLMSRVREAISEDRLGDFKEAFFEQYGFNKPDAKNF from the coding sequence ATGGCTATAACTTACGAACTGATTAAAACTTGTAAACAAACGGGAGCACGACTTGGGAAAGTTCATACTCCCCATGGAAGCTTTGATACCCCAGTCTTTATGCCGGTGGGAACATTAGCAACCGTCAAAACCATGAGCCCGGAAGAGTTGAAAGAAATGGGAGCAAATATTATTTTATCTAATACCTATCATTTGTGGTTACGCCCTGGAGAGGATATCGTAGAGGAAGCAGGAGGGCTCCATAAATTTATGAATTGGGATGGATCCATTTTGACTGATTCTGGCGGATTCCAGGTGTTTAGTTTGTCTGATTTAAGACAAATTGAAGAAGAAGGTGTTCATTTCCGTAATCATCTTAATGGTGAAAAGCTTTTTCTATCTCCGGAAAAAGCGGTGCATATCCAAAATTCCTTAGGGTCTGATATTATGATGGCTTTTGACGAGTGTCCGCCTTATCCAGCAGAGTATGATTATATGAAAAAATCCGTTGAGAGGACAAGCCGTTGGGCAGAGCGCTGTTTAACAGCTCATAAAAGACCTGATGACCAGGGCTTATTTGGAATTATTCAAGGGGGAGAATATGAAGACCTTCGAAAATTAAGTGCACAAGATTTAGTTTCTTTAGATCTTCCAGGATATGCGATTGGAGGTCTGTCTGTTGGAGAGTCAAAAGATGTTATGAATCGAGTGTTAGAATTTACTACTCCCTTGTTGCCTACTAACAAACCGCGTTATTTAATGGGAGTTGGATCCCCTGATTCCTTAATAGATGGTGCTATTCGAGGAATTGATATGTTTGATTGTGTCCTACCTACAAGAATTGCAAGAAATGGCACATGCATGACTTCTAAAGGGCGTCTCGTTGTTCGTAATGCAAAATATGCACGTGATTTCAGACCATTAGATGAGAACTGCGATTGTCATGTATGCCAAAATTATACAAGGGCATATATTCGTCATCTAGTAAAATGTAATGAAACATTTGGATTTAGACTTACTACTTATCATAATCTATATTTTTTGGTAAAATTAATGAGTCGGGTTCGTGAGGCCATAAGCGAAGACCGTTTAGGAGACTTTAAAGAAGCCTTCTTCGAACAATATGGATTCAATAAGCCAGATGCTAAAAACTTTTAA
- the yajC gene encoding preprotein translocase subunit YajC yields the protein METLIGLLPLILMFAIFYFLLIRPQQKKQKKIQQMQRELEKGSEIITIGGLHGTIHALDEGTVVIKVDEGTKLTYDRSAVREVVQD from the coding sequence ATGGAGACATTAATCGGGTTATTGCCTTTAATCTTAATGTTTGCGATCTTTTATTTTCTGTTAATTCGTCCACAACAAAAGAAGCAAAAAAAAATCCAACAAATGCAACGTGAACTTGAAAAAGGAAGCGAAATTATTACGATTGGCGGATTACATGGTACAATCCATGCGCTTGATGAAGGAACAGTTGTTATCAAGGTGGATGAAGGAACGAAGCTTACATACGACCGTTCTGCGGTTCGTGAAGTCGTTCAAGATTAA
- a CDS encoding TIGR04086 family membrane protein, translating into MMKKQGVALLYGWVSILLVMLVSSFIFALILRFTDLGGKSTEAITWVLGVLALVIGGIVTGLKGKEKGWLLGLLTGAGFIFITILLQYLGYNQSYSLNQVWLHVTYLFAGLVGGVIGVQINGRDPRSTKV; encoded by the coding sequence ATGATGAAAAAACAAGGGGTAGCACTACTTTATGGATGGGTGTCCATTCTTTTAGTAATGCTGGTCAGTAGCTTTATCTTTGCGCTTATCTTACGTTTCACAGACCTTGGAGGAAAATCAACGGAAGCCATAACATGGGTGTTAGGGGTTTTAGCTTTAGTCATTGGAGGTATTGTTACTGGTTTAAAGGGGAAAGAGAAAGGATGGCTCCTTGGCCTTTTAACTGGAGCAGGATTTATTTTCATAACGATTTTATTGCAATACTTAGGATATAACCAAAGTTATTCTCTAAATCAGGTGTGGTTGCATGTCACTTACCTCTTTGCAGGACTTGTAGGAGGAGTTATTGGAGTTCAGATAAATGGGCGTGACCCCCGATCAACTAAAGTGTAA
- a CDS encoding ArsB/NhaD family transporter — MTTTLAILIFIISYFFIILEKYNRAIVACGGGFLMLLTGIYSWDQAFESYIDFKTITLLFSMMVLVSITKKTGLFQYVAIKLAQKVKGQPVKLLILFATLTAFGSALLDNVTTVLLLVPVLLTLTQELKLPAFPFLVTVIISANVGGTATLIGDPPNIMIGQAVEHLTFLSFINHLAPFVLVLHVIILVILYFAFRKSLHSGLQKGETLAKLNPGEYLKKTPMLYQSITVLLMTIAGFLLHPIIHVDLTTIAVGGAILLLLLTEKEVHTEKILQEVEWVTLFFFTGLFMLVGGLEEAGVIDEMAKSIMWMTEGDLPKTAIFILWISGLFSGIVDNIPFVAAMIPVIEQFFSYGMLNLDPLWWALALGACLGGNGTLVGASANVVVAGLASSAKQTIPFLKYMIYGIPIVLLSLVLATIYLYFRYLLPFL; from the coding sequence ATGACCACGACACTTGCTATTTTAATTTTCATTATTAGTTATTTCTTTATCATCTTAGAAAAATATAACCGTGCCATCGTTGCCTGTGGTGGTGGGTTTTTAATGCTTCTAACAGGGATTTATAGTTGGGATCAAGCTTTTGAAAGTTATATTGACTTCAAAACCATTACCCTTTTGTTTTCAATGATGGTCCTTGTTTCTATTACAAAAAAAACAGGGCTATTCCAGTACGTCGCCATTAAATTGGCCCAAAAAGTGAAGGGTCAGCCGGTAAAACTACTTATCTTATTTGCAACACTTACGGCATTTGGTTCAGCTTTACTAGATAATGTTACGACTGTCCTACTGCTCGTGCCGGTTTTGCTTACTTTAACACAAGAACTAAAATTACCGGCTTTCCCTTTTTTAGTAACTGTCATCATCAGTGCCAATGTGGGGGGAACAGCAACTCTAATCGGAGATCCACCAAATATTATGATCGGACAGGCTGTAGAACATTTGACCTTTTTGTCGTTTATTAATCATTTAGCACCGTTCGTTCTTGTTCTACATGTCATAATTTTAGTTATACTTTATTTTGCTTTCCGGAAGTCACTTCACTCTGGACTGCAGAAAGGGGAAACTTTAGCAAAGCTTAATCCAGGTGAATATTTAAAGAAAACACCTATGTTATACCAATCTATAACTGTTCTACTTATGACTATTGCAGGTTTCCTTCTTCATCCCATCATACATGTGGATTTAACAACCATTGCTGTTGGTGGAGCAATCTTATTATTACTTTTAACAGAAAAAGAAGTACACACGGAAAAAATTCTCCAAGAAGTGGAATGGGTGACTCTATTCTTCTTTACAGGCTTGTTTATGCTAGTTGGAGGTCTGGAAGAAGCGGGAGTGATTGATGAAATGGCAAAATCCATCATGTGGATGACAGAAGGGGATTTACCTAAAACGGCCATATTTATTCTATGGATTTCAGGATTGTTCTCTGGAATTGTAGACAATATTCCTTTTGTTGCAGCTATGATCCCTGTTATTGAACAATTTTTTTCTTATGGAATGTTAAACCTTGATCCTTTATGGTGGGCACTAGCTTTAGGCGCATGTTTGGGTGGGAATGGAACTTTAGTAGGGGCCTCAGCAAATGTGGTGGTTGCTGGATTAGCTTCAAGTGCGAAACAAACCATTCCATTTTTAAAATATATGATCTACGGGATTCCAATCGTTCTTCTTTCCTTAGTTTTAGCCACCATCTATTTATATTTTAGATATTTACTTCCCTTTTTGTAA
- a CDS encoding DUF421 domain-containing protein, translating into MWEEAFALVWRTGFTYIVILIIFRVMGKREIGELSILDLVVFLMLAEMAVFTIEDPKENVFLMIIPMVVLLLIQLFNSKISLHSHKIRRILDGSPSIIINRGKIDEYEMKKQKYNFDDLLIQLREQGITQMEEVDFAILEPSGKLSILKNSRGGGTSSSGMVYPLITDGKIHHESLKQIGKTQEWLLSSLKQQGYTDAKEIAFCSINDIGKWTVDIKNEKR; encoded by the coding sequence ATGTGGGAAGAAGCTTTTGCCCTTGTTTGGAGGACAGGATTTACTTATATCGTCATTCTCATAATTTTTAGAGTGATGGGGAAACGGGAAATTGGAGAATTAAGTATTTTAGATCTTGTCGTATTTTTAATGTTAGCCGAAATGGCTGTGTTTACTATAGAAGATCCAAAAGAAAATGTATTTTTAATGATTATTCCAATGGTTGTGTTGCTACTTATTCAATTATTTAATTCAAAAATCTCTTTACACAGTCATAAGATTCGCAGAATATTGGATGGGAGTCCTTCTATTATTATAAATCGCGGGAAAATTGATGAGTATGAAATGAAGAAGCAAAAATATAACTTTGATGATCTCTTAATTCAATTAAGAGAACAGGGGATCACACAAATGGAAGAGGTGGATTTTGCTATTCTTGAGCCATCAGGGAAGCTATCTATTCTAAAAAATTCTCGTGGCGGTGGTACTTCATCAAGTGGGATGGTCTATCCTCTGATCACAGATGGGAAGATTCATCATGAATCATTAAAACAGATAGGTAAAACTCAAGAATGGCTATTATCCTCTCTTAAACAACAAGGCTATACAGATGCTAAAGAGATTGCTTTTTGTTCCATAAATGATATTGGCAAATGGACAGTTGATATAAAAAATGAAAAGAGATAG
- the spoVB gene encoding stage V sporulation protein B → MTKQSFLKGTLILIVAGMITRFLGFINRIVVARVMGQEGVGLYMMALPTFVLVINLTQFGLPVAISKRVAEAEAMGDKKKIKAILVISLSITTLLSVIFTTAMILLAPLVAKHLLTDERVLYPLLAISPIVPIVAISSVLRGYFQGRQNMLPQAISQVIEQIVRITLVAFFVKALLPYGVEYAAAGAMISAIIGEFVSLMYMIWMFKQKKRVKIFNRFLSSIKSGKQTFYELMRIAIPTTGSRLVGSVSYFLEPILVVQSLAIAGIAAVEATKQYGTLTGYAMPLLFLPTFITNSLSIALVPAISEANAKNQTRLIHYRLQQSIRLSLASGGIATVILFIFASPLLTYMYNDDSATSFLYIMAPFFLLLYFQTPLQSGLQALDYAKPAMWNSVIGSIVKFVALVVLASRPELGIMGVALAIVIGVVVVTLLHYASLKKAIQFSMPFKEWAKIGALLGLTYAAAQFMKSMLDTVGGNVFLFLGALLLLGIIYLLLLQILGIVKKDEWKQIPIINRFL, encoded by the coding sequence ATGACCAAGCAGTCGTTTTTAAAAGGAACGTTAATTCTTATTGTAGCAGGTATGATCACACGCTTTTTAGGTTTTATTAACCGAATTGTAGTTGCAAGGGTTATGGGACAAGAAGGCGTTGGCTTATATATGATGGCTCTACCTACATTTGTCTTAGTCATCAACCTGACCCAATTTGGTTTACCAGTCGCAATATCCAAACGTGTTGCAGAGGCAGAAGCAATGGGAGATAAAAAAAAGATAAAAGCTATCCTTGTGATCTCCTTATCGATAACTACTTTGTTAAGTGTTATATTTACAACCGCCATGATCCTGTTAGCGCCATTAGTTGCGAAGCATTTATTGACGGACGAAAGAGTGTTATATCCTTTACTGGCTATTTCCCCTATCGTTCCCATTGTCGCTATTTCGTCCGTGCTAAGGGGATATTTCCAAGGAAGACAAAATATGTTACCACAAGCAATTTCTCAAGTCATTGAACAAATTGTTAGAATTACCCTCGTGGCCTTTTTTGTAAAAGCACTTCTCCCTTATGGAGTGGAATATGCTGCAGCAGGTGCTATGATTTCTGCGATAATAGGTGAATTTGTATCATTGATGTATATGATATGGATGTTTAAACAGAAAAAAAGAGTGAAAATTTTTAACAGATTTTTATCATCTATCAAGTCGGGCAAACAAACCTTTTACGAATTAATGAGAATTGCAATCCCAACCACAGGAAGTCGGTTAGTTGGTTCAGTTTCTTATTTTCTTGAACCCATTTTAGTTGTTCAAAGTCTAGCCATTGCAGGAATAGCTGCCGTAGAGGCTACAAAGCAATATGGGACACTTACGGGGTACGCGATGCCACTCCTCTTTTTGCCTACTTTTATTACAAATTCCTTATCCATTGCACTCGTGCCTGCTATTAGTGAGGCCAATGCCAAAAATCAAACTAGATTAATTCACTACCGATTACAACAGTCTATTCGACTATCGTTGGCTTCGGGAGGAATTGCCACAGTTATATTATTTATTTTTGCTTCTCCGTTATTAACTTATATGTATAACGATGACAGCGCCACCTCCTTTTTATATATAATGGCACCTTTTTTCCTGTTGCTTTATTTCCAAACGCCGCTTCAGTCAGGATTACAGGCATTAGATTATGCAAAACCAGCTATGTGGAATAGTGTAATAGGATCAATTGTTAAATTTGTAGCCTTAGTCGTATTAGCCTCTCGACCGGAGTTAGGGATTATGGGAGTTGCATTAGCCATTGTCATTGGAGTAGTTGTTGTTACCTTGCTTCACTATGCATCCTTAAAAAAAGCCATTCAGTTTTCCATGCCGTTTAAAGAATGGGCAAAAATTGGAGCTTTGCTAGGATTAACTTACGCTGCTGCTCAATTTATGAAGTCGATGTTAGACACAGTAGGAGGTAATGTATTTTTATTTTTAGGAGCTCTACTTCTATTAGGAATTATTTACTTACTATTGCTACAAATATTAGGAATCGTTAAGAAAGATGAATGGAAGCAAATACCTATCATTAACCGTTTTCTATAA
- a CDS encoding post-transcriptional regulator, with protein sequence MEEEKSVLQWKKTLLPFLESKAEELKVMGYDKTKPEDVWDCLMKKVWKKEKNLRLHQAVQDVMHLSTQIFMSYLTMKAYESNDLFAQIRELAENVPE encoded by the coding sequence ATGGAAGAGGAGAAAAGTGTTTTGCAATGGAAGAAAACTCTTTTGCCGTTTTTAGAGAGTAAGGCAGAAGAATTAAAGGTTATGGGATATGATAAAACAAAGCCAGAAGATGTTTGGGATTGTTTGATGAAAAAGGTTTGGAAGAAGGAAAAAAACTTGCGATTACATCAGGCAGTCCAGGATGTTATGCATTTAAGCACTCAAATTTTTATGAGCTATTTGACTATGAAGGCTTACGAAAGCAATGATTTATTCGCACAAATTCGAGAATTGGCAGAAAACGTTCCTGAATAA
- the secDF gene encoding protein translocase subunit SecDF, with product MTKRGRIVAFFAIVFIAAVAIGMTVNGVAKDVRLGLDLQGGFEILYEVTPLDGEEEVNDKVLDATVQSLYERVDVLGISETDIEIEEPNRIRVQLAGIKDQAAARELLSTSAELTFRDIEDKKLLDGSDLVEGSAQQSYNQNNEVVVTVKLKSASKFADVTQEVLNRGRNYPNNALVIWLDYEEGDSFAEEFQKEDPKYISAPGVNEIIRSTDVEISGNFTMESAKQLADILNAGSLPVKLDELYSTSVSAQFGEQALFKTVTAGAIGVALILLFMLVYYRFLGVISVVTLSIYIYLILLVFNLMNGVLTLPGIAALILGIGMAVDANIITYERIKEELKSGKSTMAAFRTGMSRSLATILDANVTTILAAIVLFIFGTSSVKGFATLLIISIVLSFATAVYGTRLLLGLWVKSRFLNNRPGFFGVKKEQIVDIEKGEEVKPQVLGRQFNFVDHRKKFFVLSGILLSVGAIMLLTMGLNLGIDFTSGSRVEIGTNQTLTVDQLEKDFEEIGVNPKQILLSGDNNESGVARFDKQLQQDQVAEINSYFQDKYDATSNVGTVSPIVGQELAKNAVLAVLYASIGIIIYVTFRFEFFFAITAIIALLHDAFFILALFSITRLEFDITIIAAILTIVGYSINDTIVTFDRIRENLILEKRVKSFSHLASIVNKSLMQTLSRSINTVLTTIFAAMMLLIFGASSITTFAFALVVGLVAGTYSSLFIAAQLWLVWRGKMLDRNPINFNKKKPTGGPQV from the coding sequence ATGACAAAAAGGGGCCGAATTGTTGCCTTTTTTGCGATCGTCTTTATTGCAGCAGTTGCAATTGGGATGACAGTTAATGGGGTTGCAAAGGATGTTAGACTAGGACTAGATTTGCAAGGTGGATTTGAAATTCTCTATGAAGTAACACCCCTTGATGGAGAAGAAGAAGTTAACGATAAGGTATTAGATGCTACTGTTCAATCCTTATATGAACGTGTTGACGTTTTAGGGATCAGTGAAACGGACATAGAAATTGAAGAACCTAATCGAATAAGAGTTCAATTAGCTGGAATTAAAGATCAAGCTGCTGCAAGAGAATTGTTATCTACTTCGGCAGAATTGACTTTCCGTGATATAGAAGACAAGAAATTGTTAGACGGTTCTGATTTAGTTGAAGGAAGTGCACAACAATCCTATAACCAAAATAATGAGGTTGTTGTGACTGTTAAGCTGAAAAGCGCAAGTAAGTTTGCAGATGTAACACAGGAAGTTTTGAATCGAGGAAGAAATTATCCTAATAATGCGCTAGTCATATGGTTGGATTATGAAGAGGGAGATTCTTTTGCCGAAGAATTTCAAAAGGAAGACCCAAAATACATCTCTGCTCCAGGAGTAAATGAAATCATTCGTAGCACCGATGTGGAAATTAGTGGTAATTTCACGATGGAATCCGCGAAACAATTAGCAGATATCTTGAATGCAGGATCCTTACCAGTTAAACTGGACGAGCTTTATTCAACCTCTGTCAGTGCACAATTTGGCGAACAAGCATTATTTAAAACAGTAACCGCTGGAGCAATTGGTGTTGCTCTTATCTTGTTATTTATGTTAGTTTACTACCGTTTCCTAGGGGTTATCTCTGTAGTTACATTAAGCATCTATATCTATTTAATTTTATTAGTTTTTAATTTGATGAATGGGGTTCTCACCTTACCAGGTATTGCCGCATTGATTCTCGGTATAGGTATGGCTGTCGACGCTAATATCATCACCTATGAACGGATTAAAGAAGAATTAAAGTCTGGGAAAAGTACAATGGCTGCTTTTCGTACAGGTATGAGTAGATCACTGGCAACTATTTTAGACGCTAATGTAACTACTATTTTAGCAGCTATTGTCTTATTCATTTTTGGTACAAGCTCTGTTAAAGGATTTGCGACCTTGTTGATTATAAGTATCGTTTTAAGTTTTGCTACTGCAGTATATGGAACTAGACTCCTTTTAGGGCTTTGGGTGAAGAGTAGATTCCTAAATAATCGTCCTGGATTTTTCGGTGTCAAGAAAGAGCAAATTGTTGATATTGAAAAAGGTGAAGAGGTAAAGCCTCAAGTTTTAGGTCGACAATTCAATTTTGTAGATCATCGAAAAAAATTCTTTGTTTTGTCAGGGATTCTTCTTTCTGTAGGTGCTATTATGTTACTCACAATGGGCTTGAATTTAGGAATAGATTTCACAAGTGGGTCACGAGTAGAGATAGGAACCAATCAAACATTAACTGTAGACCAATTAGAGAAGGATTTTGAAGAAATAGGAGTCAATCCAAAACAAATTCTGTTATCGGGAGACAATAATGAATCAGGCGTTGCTCGATTTGATAAGCAATTACAACAAGACCAAGTAGCGGAGATTAATTCCTATTTCCAGGATAAATATGATGCAACTTCCAATGTTGGAACAGTAAGTCCAATTGTAGGACAAGAGTTAGCTAAGAATGCTGTTTTAGCAGTACTCTATGCTTCAATCGGAATTATTATTTATGTTACCTTCCGATTTGAATTTTTCTTTGCAATTACGGCGATCATTGCCTTATTGCATGATGCCTTCTTTATTCTGGCTCTGTTTAGCATTACTCGACTTGAGTTTGATATTACCATTATAGCTGCCATTTTAACCATTGTTGGTTACTCGATCAATGACACGATTGTAACCTTTGACCGAATTAGGGAAAATTTAATTTTGGAGAAACGAGTTAAGTCCTTTAGTCATCTGGCATCTATTGTAAACAAAAGTCTGATGCAAACTCTTAGCCGAAGTATTAATACGGTTCTTACTACCATCTTTGCTGCTATGATGTTGCTCATCTTTGGAGCATCGTCCATTACTACATTTGCATTCGCATTAGTAGTAGGACTAGTAGCGGGTACCTATTCATCTCTATTCATTGCAGCTCAGCTTTGGCTTGTTTGGAGAGGAAAAATGCTTGATAGAAACCCAATTAATTTTAATAAGAAAAAGCCAACAGGTGGACCACAAGTATAA
- a CDS encoding lipopolysaccharide assembly protein LapA domain-containing protein, with protein sequence MKGQTYFIFALLFAVLIAVFAVINVNDVQVNYLFGNGEAPLVLVILFSTLVGGIITAAFGSVKLFRLQREVKALRVKLAQKDTDTLTEEMKQIPKDEEEIEDKENEQK encoded by the coding sequence ATGAAGGGACAAACCTATTTTATATTTGCCTTACTTTTTGCTGTACTTATTGCCGTTTTTGCTGTTATTAACGTAAATGATGTTCAGGTAAATTACTTATTTGGAAACGGAGAAGCGCCTCTAGTATTGGTGATCTTGTTTTCAACTTTAGTAGGCGGAATTATAACTGCGGCATTTGGATCAGTAAAATTGTTTAGGTTACAGCGAGAGGTAAAGGCTTTGCGAGTAAAACTAGCTCAAAAAGATACCGATACACTAACAGAAGAGATGAAGCAAATTCCTAAAGATGAAGAAGAAATAGAAGATAAGGAAAATGAACAAAAATAG